The following are encoded in a window of Nibricoccus aquaticus genomic DNA:
- a CDS encoding cyclic nucleotide-binding domain-containing protein, producing MLENVRAMRRAIQVLLKRRDASSLPTVSPRAISTRVHLIVSGARVLPELDAHQPRLVDVAERRLTKGPLRIERNSRLAAATAEEAILDSGKRLSTRTIISCTGNARSPLLAGFPTEGPGGRIVTEPTMQVIGTTDTWAAGDCAAVPFPGGGTTRPLAIYAMMAGRQLGKNLRAVLRGKQPRPYRFTGLGDACTLGGGHAVAHFKGFPLTGRFAWVIWRCFMIIYLPARERKLRVIFDWLLQPWFGRDVLDLKVTPPVGLGSARYEKGQTIVREGDVGRSLFVIRSGEVEVVKATSDGPVVIATLREGDHFGEAAVFRNARRNASVVARTAVELLVLRSEAVQALDRGLPGFRERLPVREPGVEV from the coding sequence ATGTTAGAAAACGTGCGCGCGATGAGGCGGGCGATCCAGGTCCTGCTGAAGCGGCGCGATGCCTCCAGTTTGCCCACGGTGTCGCCACGGGCGATATCCACGCGGGTCCATCTAATCGTCTCCGGTGCGCGCGTCCTGCCTGAACTCGATGCGCATCAACCGCGGCTGGTCGATGTCGCTGAGCGGCGGCTCACCAAGGGCCCGCTTCGGATCGAGCGGAACTCACGGCTCGCCGCCGCCACCGCTGAAGAGGCGATCCTGGACAGCGGAAAGCGACTCTCGACCCGGACGATTATCAGCTGCACCGGCAACGCGCGCTCGCCGTTGCTGGCGGGATTTCCCACCGAGGGTCCAGGTGGCAGAATCGTGACGGAGCCCACGATGCAAGTTATCGGGACAACGGATACGTGGGCCGCGGGCGATTGCGCAGCGGTGCCGTTCCCCGGCGGAGGCACCACACGACCGCTCGCCATCTATGCGATGATGGCAGGTCGTCAGTTGGGTAAGAATCTGCGGGCCGTGCTGCGCGGGAAGCAGCCACGGCCGTATCGCTTCACCGGCTTGGGCGATGCTTGCACGCTCGGAGGAGGCCACGCCGTGGCGCACTTCAAGGGATTTCCTCTGACCGGTCGGTTTGCGTGGGTCATCTGGCGGTGCTTCATGATCATCTATCTACCGGCACGAGAGCGGAAACTCCGGGTGATCTTCGACTGGCTGCTGCAGCCTTGGTTTGGCCGTGATGTCCTCGATCTGAAAGTCACGCCTCCCGTCGGCCTCGGAAGCGCCCGCTATGAGAAAGGGCAGACGATCGTGCGCGAGGGGGATGTGGGTCGCAGCCTTTTTGTGATCCGCAGCGGTGAAGTGGAGGTGGTCAAGGCCACGTCTGACGGGCCGGTCGTCATCGCCACGCTTCGTGAAGGCGATCACTTCGGCGAGGCCGCTGTCTTTCGTAACGCCCGGCGCAACGCTTCGGTCGTCGCCCGCACGGCCGTCGAGTTGCTGGTTCTTCGCAGTGAAGCGGTGCAGGCTCTCGATCGAGGTCTCCCGGGCTTTCGCGAACGGCTTCCCGTCCGGGAACCGGGAGTAGAGGTTTAG
- a CDS encoding Dabb family protein, whose protein sequence is MIIHSVFFWLKPELTDAQRAGFVAAAESLRTIKAVDSLFIGRPAAIVPRPVVDGSYTFALSITFKDLAAHDAYQIDPIHRSFVDGNKPLWDKVQIYDAAN, encoded by the coding sequence ATGATCATCCATTCCGTGTTCTTCTGGCTGAAACCTGAACTGACCGACGCGCAACGCGCGGGGTTTGTCGCCGCGGCTGAGTCGCTGCGTACGATCAAAGCGGTCGATTCGTTGTTCATCGGTCGTCCGGCGGCGATCGTGCCGCGTCCGGTGGTGGATGGGAGCTATACGTTCGCACTTTCGATCACGTTTAAGGATCTCGCGGCGCATGACGCGTATCAGATCGATCCGATCCACCGGAGCTTTGTGGACGGCAATAAACCGCTTTGGGACAAGGTGCAGATTTACGACGCGGCGAACTGA
- a CDS encoding peroxiredoxin family protein, giving the protein MNTALAAPTTGPASHKYPLAPPIDAELWLNTLQPITLESLRDRVIVIEAFQMLCPGCVAHGLPQAKEIQRHFDSAQVAVLGLHSVFEHHDAMKPVSLRAFAHENRLTFPIAVDRHDEKSWPLPKTMRAYGLEGTPSLLIIDQQGRLRARHFGHVSDLIVGATIGDLLASPHSPLA; this is encoded by the coding sequence ATGAACACTGCACTCGCCGCTCCCACCACTGGTCCCGCCAGCCACAAGTACCCGCTCGCCCCGCCCATCGACGCCGAGCTCTGGCTCAACACACTTCAGCCCATCACCCTCGAAAGCCTGCGCGACCGCGTCATCGTCATCGAAGCGTTCCAGATGCTCTGCCCCGGCTGCGTCGCCCACGGGCTCCCGCAAGCCAAAGAAATTCAGCGCCACTTCGATTCTGCCCAGGTCGCCGTCCTCGGCCTCCACTCGGTCTTTGAACATCACGACGCGATGAAACCGGTTTCCCTCCGTGCCTTCGCCCACGAAAACCGCCTCACCTTTCCCATCGCCGTCGACCGCCACGACGAAAAATCCTGGCCGCTCCCTAAGACCATGCGCGCCTACGGACTCGAAGGGACGCCGAGTCTCCTGATCATCGACCAGCAAGGCCGCCTCCGCGCCAGACACTTCGGCCACGTCTCCGACCTCATCGTCGGCGCCACCATCGGCGACCTCCTCGCTTCACCGCACTCACCGCTGGCGTAG
- a CDS encoding thioredoxin family protein, with protein sequence MKTSAKFYHAGCPVCLEAESVVTRYLDPTKVNVEVVHLGSAKNRVAEAEAAGVKSVPALVIDGQPIHLNFGAALADLK encoded by the coding sequence ATGAAAACCTCCGCTAAATTCTACCACGCCGGCTGCCCTGTCTGTCTCGAAGCCGAAAGCGTCGTCACTCGTTATCTCGACCCAACGAAAGTAAACGTCGAAGTCGTCCACCTCGGTTCCGCCAAAAACCGCGTCGCTGAAGCCGAAGCCGCCGGCGTGAAATCCGTCCCCGCCCTGGTGATCGACGGCCAGCCGATCCACCTGAACTTCGGCGCCGCACTCGCCGACCTCAAGTAA
- a CDS encoding winged helix-turn-helix transcriptional regulator — MASKHLSVSERSAYQRLEDVVGCKWSAAVVGALQRGVNRPGKLERYIPGISTKVLTERLRKLLDYGLITREEHAGAVQHVEYALTPTGKKLARIIEQLHELQGEHGKGAGGAKKKESAS; from the coding sequence ATGGCTTCCAAGCACCTTTCCGTTTCCGAGCGTTCGGCGTATCAGCGTCTTGAGGACGTGGTGGGCTGCAAGTGGTCAGCGGCCGTGGTCGGTGCGTTGCAGCGTGGCGTGAATCGGCCGGGGAAACTGGAGCGTTACATTCCAGGCATCTCGACGAAGGTGCTGACGGAGCGGTTGAGGAAGTTGCTCGATTACGGGCTCATCACGCGCGAGGAGCACGCCGGTGCTGTGCAGCATGTGGAGTATGCTTTAACGCCGACGGGAAAAAAGCTGGCGAGGATCATCGAGCAGTTGCACGAACTCCAGGGTGAACATGGCAAAGGCGCGGGCGGTGCGAAAAAGAAGGAGAGCGCGTCGTGA
- a CDS encoding MOSC domain-containing protein, whose protein sequence is MKLLSIQVGMPKTIGVANAQELMDREWTSGFFKDPVVGSVEVTPTGLIGDGQADLKNHGGPDKAINAYPADYFPVWREELGVEFSAGAFGENFTTEGALEKDVCIGDVFRAGGIVVQITQPRQPCWKLARRWRIKELAARVEQTGRTGWYFRVLQTGTVQAPAELTLVERPYPQWTVAEANAVMHHRKTDWAAAAALAECAALSASWKASLMNRVETKAVASSAGRLGGNE, encoded by the coding sequence GTGAAGCTGCTGAGCATCCAAGTCGGAATGCCGAAGACGATCGGCGTGGCGAATGCGCAGGAGTTAATGGATCGCGAGTGGACCTCCGGCTTTTTCAAAGACCCGGTTGTCGGTTCGGTGGAGGTGACGCCGACGGGTTTGATCGGAGACGGGCAGGCGGATCTGAAGAACCACGGTGGACCGGATAAGGCGATCAATGCGTACCCGGCGGATTATTTTCCGGTGTGGCGCGAGGAGCTGGGCGTGGAGTTTTCGGCGGGGGCGTTTGGGGAGAATTTTACGACGGAGGGCGCGCTCGAAAAGGATGTGTGCATCGGGGATGTCTTTCGCGCGGGGGGAATCGTGGTGCAGATCACGCAGCCGCGGCAGCCGTGTTGGAAACTGGCGCGGCGCTGGCGGATCAAGGAGCTCGCGGCGCGCGTCGAACAGACGGGGCGGACGGGGTGGTATTTTCGCGTGTTGCAGACGGGAACGGTGCAGGCGCCGGCGGAGTTAACGCTGGTCGAGCGTCCGTATCCGCAGTGGACGGTCGCGGAGGCGAATGCCGTCATGCATCACCGGAAAACTGATTGGGCGGCAGCTGCGGCGCTGGCGGAGTGCGCGGCGCTTTCGGCGAGTTGGAAAGCGAGTCTGATGAATCGCGTGGAGACGAAAGCGGTGGCTTCGTCGGCGGGGCGACTTGGCGGGAACGAATGA
- the hflX gene encoding GTPase HflX encodes MADFLDSTPSTDDSKRCDRAFLVGVQTNEMHPGEAAELLEELNELVENLHIGIVGRELINLRAPTPATLLGSGKTEEIIAQAKAVNADLIVIDESLSPAQQRNWEKLSGLAVIDREEVILDIFADRARTREAVLQVALARMEYSLPRLTRAWTHLSRQRSGGGGMGGEGETQLEQDRRLVRDRITRLKQELVAVQKQRGVQRHKRQRVPVPTAAVVGYTNAGKSTLLNKLTGSNVLAEDKLFATLDPTTRQLLLRGNQKLLVTDTVGFIRRLPHRLVDAFKATLEEVIIADFLIHVIDVSNPDFEKHHATTLSVLGELGAADQTIITVFNKNDTTTDALRQRARQLVPDALFVSAFTGENLDGLQDRCIEQIAHQFGATELFIPHSRYDVIAKLHAFGHVQSEEQEDEGVRIHGRFPATQKALFAPFEVAK; translated from the coding sequence ATGGCCGACTTCCTCGATTCGACTCCTTCCACCGACGACTCCAAACGCTGCGACCGCGCTTTTCTCGTGGGCGTCCAGACCAACGAAATGCACCCCGGTGAAGCCGCCGAGCTTCTCGAAGAACTCAACGAACTCGTGGAAAATCTTCACATCGGCATCGTCGGCCGCGAGCTCATCAACCTCAGAGCTCCCACGCCCGCTACCCTCCTCGGCAGCGGCAAGACCGAGGAAATTATCGCGCAGGCGAAGGCCGTAAACGCCGACCTCATCGTCATCGACGAATCCCTGTCCCCCGCCCAGCAGCGCAACTGGGAAAAACTCTCCGGTCTCGCCGTCATCGACCGCGAAGAAGTCATCCTCGATATCTTCGCCGACCGCGCCCGCACCCGCGAAGCCGTTCTACAAGTCGCCCTCGCGCGCATGGAGTATTCACTTCCTCGACTCACTCGCGCCTGGACCCACTTATCCCGTCAGCGCAGCGGCGGAGGCGGCATGGGCGGCGAAGGTGAAACTCAACTCGAGCAAGATCGCCGCCTCGTCCGCGATCGCATCACGCGTCTCAAACAGGAGCTAGTCGCCGTCCAAAAACAACGCGGCGTCCAGCGCCACAAACGCCAGCGCGTCCCCGTCCCCACCGCCGCCGTCGTCGGCTACACCAACGCCGGCAAGTCCACGCTCCTCAACAAGCTCACCGGCTCCAACGTCCTCGCCGAAGACAAACTCTTCGCCACGCTCGATCCCACCACGCGTCAGCTGCTCCTGCGCGGAAATCAAAAACTCCTCGTCACCGACACCGTCGGCTTCATCCGCCGCCTTCCGCACCGTCTCGTCGATGCATTCAAGGCCACGCTCGAAGAAGTCATCATCGCCGATTTCCTGATCCACGTCATCGACGTCTCCAATCCCGACTTCGAGAAACACCACGCCACCACGCTCAGCGTCCTCGGCGAACTCGGTGCCGCCGACCAGACGATCATCACCGTCTTCAACAAAAACGACACCACGACCGACGCTCTTCGCCAGCGCGCCCGTCAACTCGTTCCCGACGCCCTCTTTGTCAGCGCCTTCACCGGCGAAAATCTCGACGGACTCCAAGACCGCTGCATCGAACAGATCGCCCACCAATTCGGCGCCACCGAACTCTTCATCCCGCATTCCCGCTACGACGTCATCGCCAAGCTTCACGCCTTCGGCCACGTCCAAAGCGAAGAGCAGGAAGACGAAGGCGTCCGCATCCACGGCCGTTTCCCCGCCACTCAAAAAGCCCTCTTCGCCCCCTTCGAAGTCGCGAAGTAA
- a CDS encoding response regulator: MSKKILIADDDRGASAVLAARLRGLGCEVLPVAVSLEEACGIAVRELPSVVLVSMTSIDGASGGLTAVRGRFAMPVVFIAPNAGMGASLGLEPLDYVVRGGSERELQLVLVAVLGRVAGEARVQEVESKLIAEQAFGDLGRVAGSVAHKFNNVLMAVTSGVTLVRLDLPENSAAEGSLKKMEDAVERGAELCRQLLTGVKREGGTLMPVAVATETAGTSLAAAGANPLAPAAKRPGARGAVLIVDDDESVRALARWVVEKAGYPAVAARDGDEALEKFRADPGSFGLVLLDLTMPRMSGEEVLVGLRSIRPGVRVVIITGYGEESVREGEREGIAGFLQKPFSPDALRAMLQRCAE, encoded by the coding sequence GTGTCCAAAAAAATCCTGATCGCCGACGATGATCGCGGCGCGAGTGCGGTGCTGGCTGCGCGGTTGCGGGGGCTGGGGTGCGAGGTGCTGCCGGTGGCGGTGTCGCTTGAGGAGGCGTGCGGGATAGCGGTGCGGGAGCTGCCGAGCGTGGTGCTGGTTTCGATGACTTCGATCGATGGGGCGAGTGGCGGGCTGACGGCGGTGCGGGGGCGTTTCGCCATGCCGGTGGTTTTTATCGCGCCGAATGCGGGGATGGGGGCATCGCTGGGGCTCGAGCCTTTGGATTATGTGGTACGCGGGGGGAGCGAGCGGGAGTTGCAGCTGGTGCTGGTGGCGGTGTTGGGGCGGGTGGCGGGGGAGGCGCGGGTGCAAGAGGTGGAGTCGAAGCTGATTGCGGAGCAGGCGTTCGGCGATCTGGGGCGGGTGGCGGGATCGGTGGCTCACAAATTTAATAATGTGCTGATGGCAGTGACGAGCGGGGTGACGCTCGTACGGCTGGATCTGCCGGAGAATTCTGCGGCGGAAGGATCGCTGAAGAAGATGGAGGACGCGGTGGAGCGCGGGGCGGAGTTGTGCCGGCAGTTGCTGACGGGGGTGAAGCGGGAGGGCGGGACGTTGATGCCGGTGGCTGTGGCGACGGAAACGGCAGGAACGTCACTGGCTGCGGCGGGTGCGAATCCGCTGGCTCCGGCGGCGAAGCGCCCGGGGGCGCGGGGGGCGGTGTTGATCGTCGATGATGACGAGTCGGTGCGGGCTCTCGCGCGGTGGGTGGTGGAGAAGGCGGGTTATCCGGCGGTGGCGGCGCGGGACGGGGACGAGGCGCTGGAGAAATTTCGGGCCGATCCAGGGTCGTTCGGGCTGGTGCTGCTGGATCTGACGATGCCGCGGATGAGCGGCGAAGAGGTGCTTGTGGGGCTGCGCTCGATACGGCCGGGAGTGCGGGTGGTCATCATCACCGGCTACGGCGAGGAGTCGGTGCGGGAGGGTGAGCGCGAGGGGATCGCGGGGTTTTTGCAGAAGCCGTTCAGTCCGGATGCGCTGCGGGCGATGTTGCAGCGGTGTGCGGAGTGA
- a CDS encoding helix-hairpin-helix domain-containing protein, protein MPSTVTILAAGLGTNHGYTIDGDSVHLHADLVVYDATAAATHDWSLQLWACDEAFSGGTISGHLIAEIGIGSLAGFTGTPSPLHATTAFHPPAGGGSFTLVLLLVASPGEIHGYASYPRPETFLLPCLRGHVGYKIDGRRITLEVAAIENPRDAANLTGTLALELWALAAPYSGGPFNGAPLAAAVLGTLAGQSEWNPPPLDLAFKAPPDGTWHFCLMLREWTGTGYTTRDFTTFAEPVVYTAEPPAVGESPLTQAPFTAETTTKSSPDPISAPAASAPPSKPARRSNTPKKKPPTKAAPAAAETAAPISINKATAAELSAIKGLSKPVASAIVAARPFKTLDALLEVKGLGPKLHAKLKPFLKL, encoded by the coding sequence ATGCCTTCCACCGTCACCATCCTCGCCGCCGGCCTCGGCACCAACCACGGCTACACCATCGACGGTGACTCCGTTCACCTCCACGCCGACCTCGTCGTTTACGACGCCACCGCTGCCGCCACACACGACTGGTCACTCCAGCTCTGGGCCTGTGACGAAGCATTCTCTGGCGGCACCATCAGCGGACACCTCATAGCTGAGATCGGCATCGGCTCGCTCGCCGGATTCACCGGCACACCGTCCCCGCTGCACGCCACCACCGCATTTCACCCACCCGCCGGCGGCGGCTCCTTCACGCTCGTCCTCCTGCTCGTCGCCTCTCCCGGCGAGATCCACGGCTACGCCAGCTACCCGCGCCCCGAGACTTTCCTCCTCCCGTGCCTCCGCGGCCATGTCGGTTACAAAATCGACGGTCGCCGCATCACCCTCGAAGTCGCCGCCATCGAAAACCCCCGCGATGCGGCCAACCTCACCGGCACGCTCGCCTTGGAGCTCTGGGCACTCGCCGCACCGTATTCAGGCGGCCCCTTCAACGGCGCTCCTCTCGCCGCCGCCGTCCTCGGTACGCTTGCCGGCCAGAGCGAATGGAATCCCCCGCCCCTCGACCTCGCCTTCAAAGCCCCGCCCGACGGCACCTGGCACTTCTGCCTCATGCTTCGCGAATGGACCGGCACCGGCTACACCACGCGCGACTTCACCACCTTCGCCGAACCCGTCGTCTACACCGCCGAGCCCCCCGCCGTCGGCGAAAGCCCGCTGACCCAAGCCCCCTTCACCGCCGAGACCACCACTAAGTCCTCCCCCGATCCCATCTCCGCCCCAGCCGCGTCCGCCCCTCCGTCCAAACCCGCTCGGCGTTCCAACACTCCCAAAAAGAAGCCTCCAACCAAAGCCGCGCCCGCCGCCGCCGAGACCGCCGCCCCCATCTCCATCAACAAAGCCACCGCCGCCGAGCTCTCCGCGATCAAAGGCCTCTCGAAACCCGTCGCCTCCGCCATTGTCGCCGCCCGCCCCTTCAAGACCCTCGACGCCCTCCTCGAAGTCAAAGGCCTCGGCCCCAAACTCCACGCAAAACTCAAGCCGTTCTTAAAACTCTGA
- a CDS encoding DUF2126 domain-containing protein: MAIHVALHHRTSYTYDRLVTLGAQIVRLRPAPHCRTPILSYSLKIEPTGHFINWQQDPQGNYLARLVFPEKVRHFSVEVSLVAEMAVYNPFDFFLEPGAEEFPFKYDPALTAELAPYLRKDALTPKFEALFKSLNFGKQRTIDFLVAINQRLQSDIKYLIRLEPGVQTPEETLTNLSGSCRDSAWLLVQLLRHAGLAARFVSGYLIQLRADQKSLDGPSGAEKDFTDLHAWTEVFLPGAGWIGLDPTSGLLAGEGHIPLACSPEPSSAAPISGGVDECETEFGFEMSVNRIYESPRVTLPYSDEQWADIDALGEKIDKALRERDVRLTMGGEPTFISIDDMDGAEWNTAAMGPHKRRLAEQLIKRLWQHYGKGGFIHYGQGKWYPGEQLPRWAFSSIWRRDGQPLWQNPALLADIAKPLGRTATDANKYAHALAANLRVDEQWLIPGYEDSFYYLWKERRLPTNVDPLKSNLKDPLERERLSRVFEQGLDQVIGYALPLERGYVKGNPGWVSGPWFLRPETMYLIPGDSAMGFRLPLDSQPWVAPTDVRYLTPPDPLLELPPLPDREALARQYSLPGQPADPTAFAAWLREVGEGHLRPRPQSLPPSDRTPSSQESAAWITRTALCVQPREGHLFIFMPPVETTEDYLDLLAAIEATSAQLSMPVVIEGYLPPHDPRLNNIKVTPDPGVIEVNIHPSASWSELTEKTNFLYDNARECRLGTDKFMIDGRHTGTGGGNHIIIGGERPSDSPILRRPHVLKSLLSYWHQHPSLSYLFSGLFIGPTSQAPRVDEARNDILYELEIAFRELDRQQQRGHTPPWLVDRIFRNLLTDASGNTHRAEFCIDKLYSPDSATGRLGLLELRAFEMPPHARMSLAQQLLLRAFVSRFWDNPYEPTRLARWGTDLHDRFVLPHYCQQDFSDVVSDLKSWGMPFDESWFAPHFEFRFPLNGRIQHRGMELELRHALEPWHVLGEEGSAGGTVRFVDSSVERVQVKVTGLTSERYYVACNGNRVPLQPTGVNGEFVAGVRYRAWQPPSCLHPTIFADSPLVFDIFDSWNRLAVGGCTYHVAHPGGRNYNTFPVNAYEAESRRLARFFPYGHTPGQPLAVEPREVTMEHPHTLDLRDPVKLRR, from the coding sequence ATGGCCATCCACGTCGCCCTCCACCACCGCACCAGCTACACCTATGACCGGCTCGTCACGCTCGGCGCGCAAATCGTCCGCCTGCGCCCGGCCCCGCATTGTCGCACCCCTATCCTGAGCTACTCGCTCAAGATCGAGCCCACCGGCCACTTCATCAACTGGCAGCAGGATCCGCAGGGCAACTACCTCGCCCGCCTCGTTTTCCCCGAAAAAGTCCGCCACTTCTCCGTCGAAGTCTCCCTCGTGGCCGAGATGGCCGTGTACAACCCATTCGACTTCTTCCTCGAACCCGGCGCCGAGGAATTCCCCTTCAAGTACGACCCCGCGCTCACCGCCGAACTCGCCCCCTATCTGCGCAAAGACGCGCTTACGCCGAAGTTCGAGGCGCTCTTCAAATCCCTCAACTTCGGAAAACAGCGCACCATCGATTTCCTCGTCGCCATCAATCAGCGCCTCCAGAGCGACATCAAGTACCTCATCCGCCTCGAACCCGGCGTCCAGACGCCCGAGGAAACCCTCACCAATCTCTCCGGCTCCTGCCGCGACTCCGCCTGGCTCCTCGTTCAACTCCTCCGCCACGCCGGCCTCGCCGCCCGCTTCGTATCGGGTTATCTGATCCAGCTCCGCGCCGATCAAAAATCCCTCGACGGCCCTTCCGGCGCTGAAAAGGACTTCACCGATCTCCACGCATGGACCGAGGTGTTCCTCCCGGGCGCCGGCTGGATCGGCCTCGATCCCACCTCCGGCCTGCTCGCCGGCGAAGGCCACATTCCGCTCGCCTGCTCGCCTGAACCGTCTTCTGCCGCGCCGATCAGTGGCGGCGTCGACGAATGCGAAACCGAGTTCGGCTTCGAGATGTCCGTCAACCGCATCTACGAATCTCCCCGCGTCACGCTGCCCTACTCCGACGAACAATGGGCCGACATCGATGCCCTCGGCGAAAAAATCGACAAGGCCCTCCGCGAGCGCGACGTCCGCCTCACCATGGGCGGCGAACCCACCTTCATCTCCATCGACGACATGGACGGCGCCGAATGGAACACCGCCGCCATGGGCCCGCACAAGCGCCGCCTCGCCGAGCAGCTCATCAAACGTCTCTGGCAGCACTACGGCAAAGGCGGCTTCATCCACTACGGCCAGGGCAAATGGTACCCCGGGGAACAACTCCCCCGCTGGGCCTTCAGCTCCATCTGGCGCCGCGATGGACAACCTCTCTGGCAAAATCCCGCACTGCTCGCCGACATCGCAAAACCGCTCGGCCGCACCGCCACCGACGCCAATAAATACGCTCACGCTCTCGCCGCCAATCTCCGCGTCGATGAACAGTGGCTCATCCCCGGCTACGAGGACAGTTTCTACTATCTCTGGAAGGAACGCCGCCTCCCCACCAACGTCGATCCGCTCAAGAGCAACTTGAAGGACCCGCTCGAGCGCGAACGCCTCTCCCGCGTCTTCGAGCAAGGTCTCGACCAGGTCATCGGCTACGCCCTCCCGCTCGAACGCGGCTATGTCAAAGGCAACCCCGGCTGGGTCTCCGGCCCGTGGTTCCTCCGTCCCGAGACGATGTATTTGATCCCCGGCGACTCCGCGATGGGCTTCCGCCTCCCGCTCGATTCTCAGCCGTGGGTCGCCCCGACCGACGTCCGTTATCTCACGCCTCCTGACCCGCTCCTCGAACTTCCGCCACTGCCGGACCGCGAAGCGCTCGCGCGCCAGTACTCACTTCCCGGCCAGCCAGCCGACCCCACCGCGTTCGCCGCGTGGCTCCGCGAAGTCGGTGAAGGCCACCTGCGTCCGCGTCCGCAATCCCTCCCGCCCAGCGATCGCACGCCGTCCTCGCAAGAATCCGCCGCGTGGATCACCCGCACTGCTCTCTGCGTGCAACCGCGCGAAGGTCATCTCTTCATCTTCATGCCGCCCGTCGAGACCACCGAGGACTACCTCGATCTCCTCGCCGCCATCGAAGCGACCTCCGCCCAACTCTCGATGCCCGTCGTCATCGAAGGTTACCTGCCGCCCCACGATCCGCGCCTCAACAACATCAAGGTCACGCCCGATCCCGGCGTCATCGAGGTGAACATCCACCCGTCAGCCTCGTGGAGCGAGCTCACCGAGAAAACCAACTTCCTCTACGACAACGCCCGCGAGTGCCGCCTCGGCACCGACAAGTTCATGATCGACGGCCGCCACACCGGCACCGGCGGCGGCAACCACATCATCATCGGCGGCGAACGCCCATCCGACTCACCGATCCTGCGCCGCCCGCACGTTCTCAAGAGCCTGCTCTCCTACTGGCACCAGCATCCGTCGCTGTCGTACTTGTTCTCCGGGCTCTTCATCGGCCCGACCTCGCAAGCGCCGCGCGTCGACGAAGCCCGCAACGACATCCTCTACGAGCTCGAGATCGCCTTCCGCGAACTCGACCGCCAGCAGCAGCGCGGCCACACGCCACCCTGGCTCGTCGATCGCATCTTCCGCAACCTGCTCACCGACGCCTCGGGCAACACCCACCGCGCCGAGTTCTGCATCGATAAACTCTACTCGCCCGACAGCGCCACCGGCCGCCTCGGCCTGCTCGAACTCCGCGCCTTCGAAATGCCGCCGCACGCGCGCATGTCGCTCGCGCAACAGCTCCTGCTCCGCGCCTTCGTCAGCCGCTTCTGGGATAATCCCTACGAGCCCACCCGCCTAGCCCGCTGGGGCACCGATCTCCACGATCGCTTCGTCCTCCCGCATTATTGCCAGCAGGACTTCTCCGACGTCGTCTCCGATCTCAAGAGCTGGGGAATGCCCTTCGACGAGAGCTGGTTCGCGCCACACTTCGAATTCCGCTTCCCGCTCAACGGCCGTATCCAACATCGCGGTATGGAGCTCGAACTCCGCCACGCCCTCGAGCCCTGGCACGTCCTCGGCGAAGAAGGCTCGGCGGGCGGTACCGTCCGCTTCGTCGATTCCTCCGTCGAACGCGTCCAGGTCAAAGTCACCGGCCTCACCTCCGAGCGCTACTACGTTGCGTGCAACGGCAACCGCGTCCCGCTTCAGCCCACCGGCGTCAACGGCGAGTTCGTCGCCGGCGTCCGCTACCGCGCGTGGCAACCGCCGTCCTGCCTGCACCCAACGATCTTCGCCGACTCGCCGCTCGTATTCGACATCTTCGACTCATGGAACCGCCTCGCCGTTGGCGGCTGCACCTACCACGTCGCGCATCCCGGTGGCCGTAACTACAACACCTTCCCGGTAAATGCCTACGAAGCCGAGAGCCGCCGCCTCGCGCGTTTCTTCCCCTACGGCCACACGCCCGGCCAGCCGCTCGCGGTCGAGCCGCGCGAAGTCACGATGGAGCACCCGCACACCCTCGACCTCCGCGACCCGGTAAAACTCCGCCGATAA